In Amia ocellicauda isolate fAmiCal2 chromosome 7, fAmiCal2.hap1, whole genome shotgun sequence, one genomic interval encodes:
- the per2 gene encoding period circadian protein homolog 2 isoform X6 yields the protein MFEDSHTKRYLYSTLEEQNPSPCFSDTEDVPECSSIAPRHRMSSFVDARHGEAELALHSDGSEDQRASPSEDQRASSRQDQHSLHDDVEMKSSGSSGNDSSGTDSNGHDSNGNESHGNESLGSSNGNGKDSALLESSESNKSSNSQSPSPPSSSNAFSLLGASSEPDNPSSSGCSSEQSAKAKTQKELIKTLKELKMHLPSEKRSKGKSSTLSTLKYALRCVKQVKANEEYYQLLMINDSQPSGFDVSSYTIEEIDSITSEYTLKNTDIFVVAVSLITGKIVYISDQAASILNCKREVFKNTKFVEFLTPQDVSVFYSFTTPYRLPSWSMCTGAESSPSDCIQEKSFFCRISGGREGEGDIHYYPFRMTPYLMKVQDTEQAEDQFCCLLLAERVHSGYEAPRIPTDKRIFTTTHTPSCVFQDVDERAVPLLGYLPQDLIGTPVLLHLHPSDRPLMLAIHRKILQYAGQPFDHSSIRFCARNGEYVTIDTSWSSFVNPWSRKVSFVIGRHKVRTGPVNEDVFAAPALTESKIVDSDIQEITEQIHRLLLQPVHSNGSSGYGSLGSNGSHQEHLMSVASSSESNGNGNEESRKVKPRTFQEICKGVHMQKNQGQQVFVTSTTKAEVKKSSGTESQKSSNARAKDAAVTPGQENVNLDDKTTAHEDLACKDQTVYSYQQISCLDSVIRYLESCNIPVTVKRKCESSSNTTSSNSDDDKQRVADDSMQVSEAPPLLEAHAGLPSLKAPEKTATAAVVGPSLTPLALPSKAESVVSITSQCSYSSTIVHVGDKKPQPESEIIEDGLNGPETMESQTSTHQASAVSPVSPEKETYKKLGLTKEVLAAHTQKEEQAFLSRIKDLRGGGGTFKSTYSLYLQEKHKSRTAEATPGSRGPRQGGRGAEPTAKKGGRNKKTKSKRIKQHESSDSTASHRKHPQRPPLVGLNHTSWSPSDTSHSTYPPMAFPPVMPAYPMQVFSATGGVPPGIDPSMSGFGDNQNAQDNCCPMQPSPYSAPLMTPMVAFVMPNYMFPQMGNQTRQPFYPEQTLYPNQPTFPAQPTFAAQPTFPAQSAFPMQPPFATQNPFPSQPQFPGQLFHYSVPAEPPKAPVPEQREGLSRSSTPQSVGARDQASPPLFQSRCSSPLQLNLLQLEEPPRSVERQDTGGTAVGVGSQAGTAGDKGGVSSPAKPDKDSQIAGSPGEGQNSDAHSTSSDLLDILLQEDSRSGTGSATSGSLGSGSNGCGTSASGTGSSQTSNTSKYFGSIDSSENDHKQKMGGGMEVEESENLIKYVLQEPIWLMMANADETVMMTYQIPSRDVETVLKEDQEKLKMMKKKQPRFTQEQKKELMEVHPWMKRGGLPKAIDVTECICCEDYAPALFEADMPDVELEALVECDEETNLQTLCKGKGEQIQRETSMFSGSSVQVGQYLEKEEETLK from the exons ATGTTTGAGGATTCCCATACCAAGAGGTATCTGTACTCCACCTTAGAGGAGCAGAACCCCAGTCCGTGCTTCAGCGACACAGAGGATGTCCCAGAGTGTTCCTCCATAGCCCCACGACACAGGATGAGCAGCTTTGTGGATGCAAGACACGGGGAGGCCGAATTGGCCCTCCACTCCGATGGAAGCGAGGATCAGAGGGCCTCCCCAAGCGAGGATCAGAGGGCCTCCTCAAGGCAGGACCAACACTCCTTACACGATGACGTGGAGATGAAGAGCAGTGGCTCCAGTGGCAATGACTCCAGCGGGACAGACTCCAATGGACACGATTCGAATGGGAACGAGTCGCATGGAAATGAATCTTTAGGAAGCTCCAATGGAAACGGGAAGGATTCGGCACTCTTGGAGTCTTCAGAGAGTaacaaaag CTCAAACTCTCAGAGTCCATCACCACCCAGCAGCTCAAATGCATTCAGTCTCCTCGGTGCCAGCTCTGAGCCTGACAATCCCTCTTCAAGTGGCTGCAG TAGTGAACAGTCTGCTAAAGCCAAGACTCAAAAAGAGCTGATCAAGACTCTGAAGGAGCTCAAAATGCATCTACCATCTGAGAAGAGATCCAAGGGGAAGTCCAGCACACTAAGTACACTGAAGTATGCGCTGCGCTGTGTCAAGCAAGTGAAAG CTAATGAGGAGTATTACCAGCTGCTCATGATAAATGACAGCCAGCCGTCGGGGTTTGATGTCTCTTCTTACACAATTGAAGAGATTGACAGCATCACTTCGGAGTACACCTTAAAGAACACA GATATCTTTGTGGTCGCCGTCTCCCTGATCACGGGCAAGATCGTCTACATCTCTGATCAGGCTGCCTCCATCCTGAACTGTAAGAGAGAAGTCTTTAAAAACACCAAGTTCGTGGAGTTCCTGACTCCCCAGGATGTGAGCGTGTTCTACAGCTTCACCACACCCTACCGACTGCCCTCCTGGAGCATGTGCACCGGGGCAG AGTCTTCTCCGTCAGACTGCATACAAGAAAAGTCATTTTTCTGCCGCATCAG CGGGGGacgggagggagagggggacatTCATTACTATCCATTCCGCATGACACCGTACCTCATGAAGGTCCAAGACACCGAGCAGGCTGAAGACCAATTCTGCTGCCTGCTGCTGGCTGAGAGGGTTCACTCTGGCTATGAAG CACCCAGAATCCCAACAGACAAAAGGATTTTCACCACCACGCACACACCTAGCTGTGTGTTTCAGGATGTAGATGAGAG agCTGTACCCCTGCTGGGCTATTTGCCTCAAGATTTGATCGGCACCCCGGTTCTACTGCACCTGCACCCCAGTGATCGACCTCTGATGTTGGCTATTCATAGaaaaa TCCTGCAGTATGCTGGCCAACCTTTTGACCATTCCTCAATCCGGTTCTGTGCTCGAAATGGAGAGTACGTGACCATTGACACCAGCTGGTCGAGTTTTGTGAACCCCTGGAGCAGGAAGGTGTCCTTTGTCATTGGGAGACATAAAGTCAGGAC tgGTCCTGTCAATGAGGATGTGTTTGCAGCCCCTGCATTAACAGAGAGCAAAATCGTTGATTCTGATATCCAGGAGATTACGGAACAGATCCACAGACTTTTGCTACAG CCTGTTCACAGTAATGGTTCCAGTGGCTATGGAAGCTTAGGGAGCAATGGATCCCACCAAGAACATCTAATGAGTGTGGCCTCTTCGAGCGAGAGCAACGGGAATGGCAACGAGGAATCTAGGAAGGTGAAACCT CGAACGTTTCAAGAGATCTGTAAGGGTGTGCATATGCAGAAAAATCAGGGACAACAAGTCTTCGTTACCTCTACAACTAAAGCAGAAGTGAAGAAAAGCTCTGGCA CAGAATCACAGAAGAGCTCTAACGCAAGAGCCAAAGATGCAGCCGTGACACCAGGGCAGGAAAATGTGAATCTTGATGACAAAACCACAGCACACGAAGATCTTGCCTGCAAAGATCAGACTGTGTATTCATACCAGCAGATCAGTTGTCTTGACAGTGTTATCAG GTATTTAGAGAGCTGTAACATCCCAGTCACTGTAAAGAGGAAATGTGAATCCTCTTCCAACACCACATCATCCAACTCTGATGATGATAAACAAAGAGTTGCAGATGACAGCATGCAAGTTTCTGAAG CCCCCCCACTGTTAGAGGCTCATGCTGGGCTCCCTTCCCTGAAGGCACCTGAAAAAACGGCTACAGCAGCGGTTGTTGGCCCTTCACTGACACCACTTGCTCTTCCAAGCAAGGCTGAAAGTGTTGTGTCCATTACCAGCCAGTGCAGTTACAGCAGTACTATTGTTCACGTTGGGGACAAGAAACCACAACCTGAATCTG AAATAATCGAGGATGGTCTAAATGGACCAGAGACTATGGAGAGTCAGACCTCCACACATCAGGCCAGTGCTGTGTCTCCCGTCAGCCCAGAGAAGGAGACCTACAAGAAGCTGGGCCTGACCAAGGAGGTGCTGGCGGCCCACACCCAGAAGGAGGAGCAGGCCTTCCTCTCCAGGATCAAAGACCTGCGGGGGGGCGGGGGCACGTTCAAATCAACTTACAGTCTCTACCTGCAGGAGAAGCACAAGAGTCGCACAGCTGAAG CGACTCCTGGGAGCCGTGGGCCCAGACAGGGTGGTCGCGGGGCCGAGCCAACGGCAAAGAAAGGTGGAAGAAATAAGAAAACCAAGTCCAAACGGATCAAGCAGCACGAATCATCGGACAGCACGGCTTCCCACAGAAAGCACCCCCAGAGGCCCCCCCTAGTGGGCCTCAACCACACATCATGGTCTCCGTCTGACACCTCCCACTCAACGTACCCTCCAATGGCCTTTCCGCCCGTGATGCCTGCCTACCCGATGCAAGTGTTTTCCGCTACAGGAGGGGTTCCCCCAGGCATTGACCCATCCATGTCTGGCTTTGGGGACAATCAAAATGCCCAGGACAATTGCTGCCCCATGCAGCCTTCTCCCTATTCTGCCCCTTTAATGACTCCCATGGTGGCATTTGTAATGCCTAATTACATGTTCCCTCAGATGGGCAACCAGACCCGTCAGCCATTCTACCCTGAACAGACTCTTTATCCAAATCAGCCCACATTCCCGGCTCAACCCACATTCGCTGCCCAACCCACATTCCCAGCCCAGTCAGCCTTCCCCATGCAGCCCCCCTTTGCCACGCAGAACCCCTTCCCCTCACAGCCCCAGTTCCCCGGGCAGCTGTTCCACTACAGCGTACCGGCTGAACCTCCCAAGGCCCCTGTTCCTGAGCAGAGGGAGGGCCTGTCCCGGTCCTCCACGCCCCAGTCAGTGGGGGCGCGGGACCAAGCCTCGCCACCTTTGTTCCAGTCCAGGTGCAGCTCTCCATTGCAGCTCAACCTGCTGCAGCTGGAAGAGCCACCCAGATCTGTGGAGAGACAGGACACTGGTGGCACTGCTGTGGGCGTTGGGAGCCAGGCAGGGACCGCAGGAGACAAGGGAGGAGTGTCCAGCCCAGCAAAACCTGACAAGGACTCCCAGATC GCTGGGTCTCCTGGTGAGGGTCAGAACAGTGATGCTCACTCCACCTCCAGTGACCTCCTGGATATCCTGCTGCAGGAGGACTCTCGCTCGGGCACTGGCTCGGCCACCTCCGGCTCTCTGGGCTCCGGCTCCAACGGCTGTGGCACATCGGCCAGTGGCACAG GGAGCAGCCAAACAAGTAATACTAGCAAGTACTTCGGAAGCATTGACTCCTCAGAGAACGACCACAAGCAGAAGATGGGTGGCGGGATGGAGGTGGAGGAGAGCGAAAACCTCATTAAGTATGTGCTCCAGGAGCCTATCTGGCTGATGATGGCCAATGCAGATGAGACCGTGATGATGACATATCAGATTCCCTCACG GGATGTTGAAACTGTTCTCAAAGAAGATCAAGAAAAGCTGAAAATGATGAAGAAGAAACAGCCCAGGTTCACACAGGAGCAGAAAAAGGAGCTCATGGAAGTTCACCCATGGATGAAGAGGGGAGGCTTGCCTAAAGCGATTGATGTCACG GAGTGCATTTGCTGTGAAGACTACGCACCAGCCTTATTCGAGGCTGACATGCCTGACGTGGAGCTTGAAGCATTGGTCGAGTGTGACGAGGAGACTAATTTACAGACACTCTGTAAAGGCAAAGGAGAGCAAATACAACGAGAAACCAGCATGTTCTCAGGCAGCTCTGTGCAGGTCGGGCAGTACCTGGAAAAGGAGGAGGAAACGTTGAAGTGA
- the per2 gene encoding period circadian protein homolog 2 isoform X3 has translation MFEDSHTKRYLYSTLEEQNPSPCFSDTEDVPECSSIAPRHRMSSFVDARHGEAELALHSDGSEDQRASPSEDQRASSRQDQHSLHDDVEMKSSGSSGNDSSGTDSNGHDSNGNESHGNESLGSSNGNGKDSALLESSESNKSSNSQSPSPPSSSNAFSLLGASSEPDNPSSSGCSSEQSAKAKTQKELIKTLKELKMHLPSEKRSKGKSSTLSTLKYALRCVKQVKANEEYYQLLMINDSQPSGFDVSSYTIEEIDSITSEYTLKNTDIFVVAVSLITGKIVYISDQAASILNCKREVFKNTKFVEFLTPQDVSVFYSFTTPYRLPSWSMCTGAESSPSDCIQEKSFFCRISGGREGEGDIHYYPFRMTPYLMKVQDTEQAEDQFCCLLLAERVHSGYEAPRIPTDKRIFTTTHTPSCVFQDVDERAVPLLGYLPQDLIGTPVLLHLHPSDRPLMLAIHRKILQYAGQPFDHSSIRFCARNGEYVTIDTSWSSFVNPWSRKVSFVIGRHKVRTGPVNEDVFAAPALTESKIVDSDIQEITEQIHRLLLQPVHSNGSSGYGSLGSNGSHQEHLMSVASSSESNGNGNEESRKVKPRTFQEICKGVHMQKNQGQQVFVTSTTKAEVKKSSGTESQKSSNARAKDAAVTPGQENVNLDDKTTAHEDLACKDQTVYSYQQISCLDSVIRYLESCNIPVTVKRKCESSSNTTSSNSDDDKQRVADDSMQVSEAPPLLEAHAGLPSLKAPEKTATAAVVGPSLTPLALPSKAESVVSITSQCSYSSTIVHVGDKKPQPESEIIEDGLNGPETMESQTSTHQASAVSPVSPEKETYKKLGLTKEVLAAHTQKEEQAFLSRIKDLRGGGGTFKSTYSLYLQEKHKSRTAEATPGSRGPRQGGRGAEPTAKKGGRNKKTKSKRIKQHESSDSTASHRKHPQRPPLVGLNHTSWSPSDTSHSTYPPMAFPPVMPAYPMQVFSATGGVPPGIDPSMSGFGDNQNAQDNCCPMQPSPYSAPLMTPMVAFVMPNYMFPQMGNQTRQPFYPEQTLYPNQPTFPAQPTFAAQPTFPAQSAFPMQPPFATQNPFPSQPQFPGQLFHYSVPAEPPKAPVPEQREGLSRSSTPQSVGARDQASPPLFQSRCSSPLQLNLLQLEEPPRSVERQDTGGTAVGVGSQAGTAGDKGGVSSPAKPDKDSQILSLSLPGLVNSYGASANIPLTSRSLNSKASHNGVGFSMLKSEENLVWNKVFYIGCCNTEAGSPGEGQNSDAHSTSSDLLDILLQEDSRSGTGSATSGSLGSGSNGCGTSASGTGSSQTSNTSKYFGSIDSSENDHKQKMGGGMEVEESENLIKYVLQEPIWLMMANADETVMMTYQIPSRDVETVLKEDQEKLKMMKKKQPRFTQEQKKELMEVHPWMKRGGLPKAIDVTECICCEDYAPALFEADMPDVELEALVECDEETNLQTLCKGKGEQIQRETSMFSGSSVQVGQYLEKEEETLK, from the exons ATGTTTGAGGATTCCCATACCAAGAGGTATCTGTACTCCACCTTAGAGGAGCAGAACCCCAGTCCGTGCTTCAGCGACACAGAGGATGTCCCAGAGTGTTCCTCCATAGCCCCACGACACAGGATGAGCAGCTTTGTGGATGCAAGACACGGGGAGGCCGAATTGGCCCTCCACTCCGATGGAAGCGAGGATCAGAGGGCCTCCCCAAGCGAGGATCAGAGGGCCTCCTCAAGGCAGGACCAACACTCCTTACACGATGACGTGGAGATGAAGAGCAGTGGCTCCAGTGGCAATGACTCCAGCGGGACAGACTCCAATGGACACGATTCGAATGGGAACGAGTCGCATGGAAATGAATCTTTAGGAAGCTCCAATGGAAACGGGAAGGATTCGGCACTCTTGGAGTCTTCAGAGAGTaacaaaag CTCAAACTCTCAGAGTCCATCACCACCCAGCAGCTCAAATGCATTCAGTCTCCTCGGTGCCAGCTCTGAGCCTGACAATCCCTCTTCAAGTGGCTGCAG TAGTGAACAGTCTGCTAAAGCCAAGACTCAAAAAGAGCTGATCAAGACTCTGAAGGAGCTCAAAATGCATCTACCATCTGAGAAGAGATCCAAGGGGAAGTCCAGCACACTAAGTACACTGAAGTATGCGCTGCGCTGTGTCAAGCAAGTGAAAG CTAATGAGGAGTATTACCAGCTGCTCATGATAAATGACAGCCAGCCGTCGGGGTTTGATGTCTCTTCTTACACAATTGAAGAGATTGACAGCATCACTTCGGAGTACACCTTAAAGAACACA GATATCTTTGTGGTCGCCGTCTCCCTGATCACGGGCAAGATCGTCTACATCTCTGATCAGGCTGCCTCCATCCTGAACTGTAAGAGAGAAGTCTTTAAAAACACCAAGTTCGTGGAGTTCCTGACTCCCCAGGATGTGAGCGTGTTCTACAGCTTCACCACACCCTACCGACTGCCCTCCTGGAGCATGTGCACCGGGGCAG AGTCTTCTCCGTCAGACTGCATACAAGAAAAGTCATTTTTCTGCCGCATCAG CGGGGGacgggagggagagggggacatTCATTACTATCCATTCCGCATGACACCGTACCTCATGAAGGTCCAAGACACCGAGCAGGCTGAAGACCAATTCTGCTGCCTGCTGCTGGCTGAGAGGGTTCACTCTGGCTATGAAG CACCCAGAATCCCAACAGACAAAAGGATTTTCACCACCACGCACACACCTAGCTGTGTGTTTCAGGATGTAGATGAGAG agCTGTACCCCTGCTGGGCTATTTGCCTCAAGATTTGATCGGCACCCCGGTTCTACTGCACCTGCACCCCAGTGATCGACCTCTGATGTTGGCTATTCATAGaaaaa TCCTGCAGTATGCTGGCCAACCTTTTGACCATTCCTCAATCCGGTTCTGTGCTCGAAATGGAGAGTACGTGACCATTGACACCAGCTGGTCGAGTTTTGTGAACCCCTGGAGCAGGAAGGTGTCCTTTGTCATTGGGAGACATAAAGTCAGGAC tgGTCCTGTCAATGAGGATGTGTTTGCAGCCCCTGCATTAACAGAGAGCAAAATCGTTGATTCTGATATCCAGGAGATTACGGAACAGATCCACAGACTTTTGCTACAG CCTGTTCACAGTAATGGTTCCAGTGGCTATGGAAGCTTAGGGAGCAATGGATCCCACCAAGAACATCTAATGAGTGTGGCCTCTTCGAGCGAGAGCAACGGGAATGGCAACGAGGAATCTAGGAAGGTGAAACCT CGAACGTTTCAAGAGATCTGTAAGGGTGTGCATATGCAGAAAAATCAGGGACAACAAGTCTTCGTTACCTCTACAACTAAAGCAGAAGTGAAGAAAAGCTCTGGCA CAGAATCACAGAAGAGCTCTAACGCAAGAGCCAAAGATGCAGCCGTGACACCAGGGCAGGAAAATGTGAATCTTGATGACAAAACCACAGCACACGAAGATCTTGCCTGCAAAGATCAGACTGTGTATTCATACCAGCAGATCAGTTGTCTTGACAGTGTTATCAG GTATTTAGAGAGCTGTAACATCCCAGTCACTGTAAAGAGGAAATGTGAATCCTCTTCCAACACCACATCATCCAACTCTGATGATGATAAACAAAGAGTTGCAGATGACAGCATGCAAGTTTCTGAAG CCCCCCCACTGTTAGAGGCTCATGCTGGGCTCCCTTCCCTGAAGGCACCTGAAAAAACGGCTACAGCAGCGGTTGTTGGCCCTTCACTGACACCACTTGCTCTTCCAAGCAAGGCTGAAAGTGTTGTGTCCATTACCAGCCAGTGCAGTTACAGCAGTACTATTGTTCACGTTGGGGACAAGAAACCACAACCTGAATCTG AAATAATCGAGGATGGTCTAAATGGACCAGAGACTATGGAGAGTCAGACCTCCACACATCAGGCCAGTGCTGTGTCTCCCGTCAGCCCAGAGAAGGAGACCTACAAGAAGCTGGGCCTGACCAAGGAGGTGCTGGCGGCCCACACCCAGAAGGAGGAGCAGGCCTTCCTCTCCAGGATCAAAGACCTGCGGGGGGGCGGGGGCACGTTCAAATCAACTTACAGTCTCTACCTGCAGGAGAAGCACAAGAGTCGCACAGCTGAAG CGACTCCTGGGAGCCGTGGGCCCAGACAGGGTGGTCGCGGGGCCGAGCCAACGGCAAAGAAAGGTGGAAGAAATAAGAAAACCAAGTCCAAACGGATCAAGCAGCACGAATCATCGGACAGCACGGCTTCCCACAGAAAGCACCCCCAGAGGCCCCCCCTAGTGGGCCTCAACCACACATCATGGTCTCCGTCTGACACCTCCCACTCAACGTACCCTCCAATGGCCTTTCCGCCCGTGATGCCTGCCTACCCGATGCAAGTGTTTTCCGCTACAGGAGGGGTTCCCCCAGGCATTGACCCATCCATGTCTGGCTTTGGGGACAATCAAAATGCCCAGGACAATTGCTGCCCCATGCAGCCTTCTCCCTATTCTGCCCCTTTAATGACTCCCATGGTGGCATTTGTAATGCCTAATTACATGTTCCCTCAGATGGGCAACCAGACCCGTCAGCCATTCTACCCTGAACAGACTCTTTATCCAAATCAGCCCACATTCCCGGCTCAACCCACATTCGCTGCCCAACCCACATTCCCAGCCCAGTCAGCCTTCCCCATGCAGCCCCCCTTTGCCACGCAGAACCCCTTCCCCTCACAGCCCCAGTTCCCCGGGCAGCTGTTCCACTACAGCGTACCGGCTGAACCTCCCAAGGCCCCTGTTCCTGAGCAGAGGGAGGGCCTGTCCCGGTCCTCCACGCCCCAGTCAGTGGGGGCGCGGGACCAAGCCTCGCCACCTTTGTTCCAGTCCAGGTGCAGCTCTCCATTGCAGCTCAACCTGCTGCAGCTGGAAGAGCCACCCAGATCTGTGGAGAGACAGGACACTGGTGGCACTGCTGTGGGCGTTGGGAGCCAGGCAGGGACCGCAGGAGACAAGGGAGGAGTGTCCAGCCCAGCAAAACCTGACAAGGACTCCCAGATC CTGTCACTCAGTCTTCCTGGTCTAGTAAACTCGTATGGAGCATCTGCCAATATCCCTCTTACCTCAAGATCCTTAAATTCCAAGGCTTCACACAATGGTGTTGGTTTTTCGATGTTAAAGTCAGAAGAGAATCTCGTTTGGAATAAAGTGTTCTATATTGGTTGTTGCAACACTGAG GCTGGGTCTCCTGGTGAGGGTCAGAACAGTGATGCTCACTCCACCTCCAGTGACCTCCTGGATATCCTGCTGCAGGAGGACTCTCGCTCGGGCACTGGCTCGGCCACCTCCGGCTCTCTGGGCTCCGGCTCCAACGGCTGTGGCACATCGGCCAGTGGCACAG GGAGCAGCCAAACAAGTAATACTAGCAAGTACTTCGGAAGCATTGACTCCTCAGAGAACGACCACAAGCAGAAGATGGGTGGCGGGATGGAGGTGGAGGAGAGCGAAAACCTCATTAAGTATGTGCTCCAGGAGCCTATCTGGCTGATGATGGCCAATGCAGATGAGACCGTGATGATGACATATCAGATTCCCTCACG GGATGTTGAAACTGTTCTCAAAGAAGATCAAGAAAAGCTGAAAATGATGAAGAAGAAACAGCCCAGGTTCACACAGGAGCAGAAAAAGGAGCTCATGGAAGTTCACCCATGGATGAAGAGGGGAGGCTTGCCTAAAGCGATTGATGTCACG GAGTGCATTTGCTGTGAAGACTACGCACCAGCCTTATTCGAGGCTGACATGCCTGACGTGGAGCTTGAAGCATTGGTCGAGTGTGACGAGGAGACTAATTTACAGACACTCTGTAAAGGCAAAGGAGAGCAAATACAACGAGAAACCAGCATGTTCTCAGGCAGCTCTGTGCAGGTCGGGCAGTACCTGGAAAAGGAGGAGGAAACGTTGAAGTGA